CTGGAAACTCCCAGCATCTTAGCCGCCTTGCTGATGTTTCCCCGGCAGTGCGCAAGTCCCGCGGCAATGGCTTCCCTTTCTGCCTGCTCAAGCGATACAACCTGGGACGAGGAATGAGGCCCCTTATTTTTTGCCAGCAGGTTCTTCGGAAGGTGATGCGGCATGATAACACTGCCCTCGGCAAAGGCAATCGCCCTTTCCAGGGTGTTTTCCAGTTCGCGCACGTTGCCCGGCCAGCTGTAGTTTAACAGTATTTCCATGGTGCCGGCATCCAGCGTGTATTTCGTATTGTGGCGCTTCGAGAACTCATGCAGGAAGTGGGCTACAAGCTCGGGAATGTCACTGCTGCGTTGGGATAAAAGAGGCAAATAAATCGTAAGGACATTAAGGCGCCAGTACAGGTCCTTCCGGAACGTTTCTTCCGACATTTCCCGGTGAAGGTCTTTGTTGGTGGCCGCTATCACCCTAATATCCACCGCTATTGTTTTGTTTCCGCCAACCCGGGTAACCTCCCTCTCTTGCAAGACCCTGAGGAGTTTGACCTGCATATCGAAGGGCATTTCGGCTATCTCGTCAAGGAAGATTGTGCCTCCCGTGGCCATTTCGAACTTGCCCGGCCTTCCGTCCTGCTTGGCCCCTGTAAAAGCTCCTCCTTCATAACCGAACAATTCACTCTCGATCAATTCCCGGGGAATAGCCCCGCAGTTTATGGCAATAAACGGCCCCCCGGCCCGTGGACTGGCATTGTGAATGGCCTGGGCAAACAGTTCTTTGCCCGTACCGCTGTCTCCTATGATCAGCACATTGGACATGCTCTTGGCTGCAATGCGGGCCAGGCGCTTAGCCTCAACCATCTCCCTGCTGGAGCCGATGATGTTATCGAAGGTGAAACGAGCCTGGGCGCCCACCATCTGGTTTACCAGGTGTTTAACCTGCTTAATCTCGCGAAACACGTCCACCACTCCGTCTATTTGGCCGTCTTCTCCCCTGATCGGGACAGCGCTTTTAAAGAAATGCAGCCGGCCCCGCTTGGAGTTGATAATAAACTCTTTGTCCACGTACCCTTCACCGGTGCGAAGCACGTCAAGGATGACCGGCCGGAAATCGACCACTTCCGTAACATGCTTCCCGATGGCTTCACCAGGGTCAGTAAACAGTATCTTTCCTGCGCTCTTGTTCATGCAGGTGACATACCCTTTGCTGTCAACCGCGAGAATACCTTCGGAAACCGCCTCAATTACTGCCTTGTAGTATTTATTGCTTACCAGCAGCTTTTCTGACGTCTCCAAAACCTGCAGCTGGTTCCTTATGGCAAGCTCAGCGGCAACCAGCATGCCGAGGGTATGGGAGTAAACCTTCTCTGAACTTCCCATGATGCTCAACACCGCTGTTATGTTTCCCCGGGGATCCCTTATCGGCACGGCTGAACTGGTCCATTTTTTTTGCCTTAAACAATAATGTTCATCACCTTTTATCTGGATGACTTTTCCCTCGGCCAGGACAACCCCAACCGCGGTTGTACCGACATTTTTTTCGCTCCAGTTCGACCCGGTTTTAAAATTGGTTCCCAGCCTCAACTCTTCCAGTTCTTCCTTGTCCCCTAAAATGTATAAAATATTAGCCTTTTCATCACATAAAAATACTACAAACCCTGAACCTTTTACTATTTTGTAAATATTTTTAATATAAGGAACAGATGTATTTATTATTACGCTTTTTTCTTCAAGTCTTGTATAGAGTTCCTCCCGGGTAAGGACGCTTTGGGATTCCCCGCCCAGGGGATTGACATTAAGAACCTTGCACCTTTGCCAGGACGCTAAGATACAGGACCTGATTTTTTGCGGTTCATTGCCGTTCCGGATAAAACTCTCCCACTCGCGGAAAGATTCAGTTTTGTCGTTCAACAAAGAAATATTTAAAGACACCTTGATTACTCCCTCTCTATAAAACTCTCCTCGTGTCTCTTCAAGTATTATATACACCGCTATTACTATTCTTCTCTACAAATTTACAAATTCCTTCTACAATTTACATGTTTATGAAATTTAATGTTTATTTTTCCATCGCCTCCGCGATACCCGCGAGGTCGAGTTCTTCAAGTTTTTTCCTGGTGGGAATCGAGGTAACCGGGTCCCAACCCCTGTATTCATAATACTCGTCCAGCAGCCTGTCGAAAAAATCGCGCGCCTTCATGCCTTCGCCGGGGCCGGACCGGATGGGTTCGTCCATCCACCTTGGGCAAAGGGTGTCATCCGAACGTCGCAATCCCACCCTAACATTGAAAGCCTTTTCCACGTTGTAAGCCCTCTCGGCGGCGAGCAGCAGCCCGTTTTCCGTCATGTCCATGCCGGTAATCGCCGCATAGGCTTCCGCCAGCATATCCAGGGGATATATCGCCGACGAGGCCCTGAACATGCAAATTCCGAGGCAGTTGAACACCGAAATGTAGTTTTCAGCCGCGGCAGCAGCCTTGCCTTTTAGGTCGGGAACATGCTTTATACCGGCGTCCTTTTTCCCGAACCACCGTAGCGACACGTCCTCTCTCCCCGTTTTATCTATAAAATTAAACCCTTTCATCACGTCGCACCCGCGCGTGTTGGTGGCAGCCATCACGCACCAGATAGGGAACGGCCTAACCTCTTCCGGAACCACCATTCCTCCCTTGCCGGCCATTGAATAACGCCTTGCGCAAGCGCCCGTCTGCGCCTCGATAAACTCACATAATTTTCCGGTGCTGTAAGAACACATCCGCCCAAGTGTGTTTTCCTGCAGGGCAATCGATTCGATGATTTTTACCACCGCTTCGGCACTGCCCCACTCGAGCGCCAGTTCTTCTCCGAACCATTCTTTCACCTGTTGTTCATTGATGATGCCCCGCTGCCGGAGTTCCATCAAAAAAGGGATGATTCCACCGATTTCTTCATAGTCCAGGCCGTATTTATTGCACAGGTCGCCCAGGAACAGGATCGCCGGGTAATCATGGATGTCGCAGGCCATGCCGAATGAACCAACCGTGATGTATTCCGGACTGTATCCTTTAAAGCCCGGTATCTTCCGGGCAAAGGGCGTTTCATTTCCCCTGACTTCACAGGTTGAACCGCAGCCGAAAGTGCATCCCGGCGAGCAGGAAATGTCGCGGAGCTTTAAGTTTTCTATATACCAGTCGGCGCTTATCTTGGCAATGTTCTCGTCAGCAGTTTTCGTAAACTGGTTATTGCGGAAGGCGTTGCCGTTAATTGTATTGTAGTAGGCTACACCCATGGTTGAACCGATCTTTTTCCACCGATCAATACCCGCGCTGTTATTTATGACCTGATATATTTTTTCTGCGGCATTCAAGGCCGCCTTCTTATCATATACATCAATACCCCTGCTGCCCAAAGCAACTATTGCCTTGAGGTTTTTGCTCCCGGCAACGCATCCTCCGCCCGCGCGAGCGGCGGCCCGGTGGTGCGTCACGATTAAGGAAGCATACCTTACGCCGTTCTCTCCGGCCGGCCCGATGCACACAATACCCGCCTCATCCGGAACCCCTCCGGCATACAATGCCTCGATGGTCTCATCCGTGGTCAGTCCCCATAAACAGCGGGCGTCCCTGATCTCAATCTTCGCGTTTTCAATATAAATGTACACCGGCCAAGGAGCCCTTCCCGTTATCACCAGGTAGTCTATCCCCGCCCACCTGAGCTGCGCCCCGAAAGTGCCTCCGCTGGTGGTATCGCCAAAAAAGCCTGTGAGCGGGGACTTGAAGGTGAATTTCGTTTTTGTGCCGAAACATGTCGCCGTCCCGCCCAACGGCCCGACGCCGACAATCAGGACATTGTCCTCATCCAGGGGGTCTACCCGCGGGTCAACCTTTAAAAAATGTTCCCACAGCAGCCAGTCATTTATGCCCATCCCGCCGATGAATTTTTTCGCCAGGGCGGGATCGACCGGCTCCCGCTCAATCGTCCCGGAGCTCAAATCAATCCTTGCCATATCGCCGTACCCGAACATCGATAAATCACCTCGCCTTTTGCCGATTCAATAGTAATTGAGGGCCTGTTCTCCCTCTTGGTTATTCATCAAGGGGCTGCTTTTTTCCGGCCTTGGGGAGCAAAGCCTCACACAGACCGGGTTCCCGCCGCACAGGTCGCACTTCAATATATACCCTTTTTCGGCGATATAAATCGCCTTGAACGGGCAGGCCTTTACGCATTCATAACACCTGGCGCATTTATCCCTGTCGTAAACAACAACACCCGTCTCCCGGTTAAAGGCAAGAGCCCCAGCAGCACAGGCTTCAAGGCATTTCGGCCGGGAACAATTGCGGCAAGTATTGGGACTGTACGTGTTCGTTTTCTGGTCGTAGATAACCCTTATCCTTGCCAGGGACGGGTTGAATTGCCCTTCATTGTACAGCGAGCACGCCAGTTCGCACTGCCGGCAGCCTATGCATAAATTCTCTTTAACGTTTAACTTTTTCATAATGATCGCTTCTCCCGGTTGTTGTTAATACTCTCTTTTCCGCACGAAGTTCAGCATTTCTTCAAATTCGCCGATGCTCAACTGCTGCTTGCTGTCGGAAAGCGCAAGTTCGGGGTAAGGGTGCACTTCCACCATCAGGCCGTCGGCCCCGGCCGATAAAGCGGCCGAAGCCATATGATTGACAATGTCTTTTCTTCCCAAGGAGTGACTTAAATCCACTACTATCGGTAAATGGGTTTCCTTTTTGATAATCGGTATCGACGACAGGTCCAGCGTGTTCCGGGTCTTTGTTTCAAACGTGCGGATTCCGCGTTCGCACATGATGACCTTTTTATTACCTCGCAAAACAATATACTCAGCCGCATACAAAAACTCCTGGATTGTGGCGTTCAGCCCGCGTTTCAGCAAAACCGGGCAATTGCTCTGTCCCACTTCTTTTAACAGCTCGTAGTTGTACATATTCCTCGCGCCTATCTGTAATACATCCGCGTATTCAGCGACGAGTTCGACATCCCTTGTATCCACGACCTCCGTAACGGTATAAAGATCATATTTTTTAGCCACATCATGGAGTATTTTCAGGCCTTCCGCCCTCAACCCCTGGAAATCGTAGGGCGATGTCCTGGGCTTATAAGCGCCTCCCCTCAGAAAACCGATGCCTTTCTCTTTTAACACGCCAGCAACTGTTTCCAGGTATTCCGGTTTTTCCACGGCGCAGGGACCAGCAATTATTACCGCTTCCTTGCTGTCCAAATTGAACATTTCCTGGATGCTGTCGAACTTCTCCGGCGAACCGCTGCTGATCAGCAGTTTCCTTTCCCGGCTCATGCCCATATACTTGAGGGAAGCGGCAAAAACCATATTAAATATTTCCTTGACTAGCTCATTGTTTAAAGGTCCCCGGTTATTCCTCAAGATCTTTTCAGTCATCTCCGCTTCACGCTCTGCGTCGAAGTACTCCATGCCTTTCTGGTCCTTGAGGTCCACTATCTCTTTTAACAGGCTCGTTCTCTTGTTAAGCAAATCCAGTATTGATAAATTGATGTCGTCAATTTCCTCCCGCAAGGCTTTTAATTCCCTGGCCATTTATCTCTACCTCCGTTCTTTTAAAATGTTACCTCAGTAATTCGCGGGCAATGATGTTTTTTTGGATCTGGTTGGTGCCTTCATATATCTGCGTTATTTTTGCGTCCCTCATCCTTTTTTCGACAGGGTATTCTTTCAAATAACCGTAGCCGCCCAGGATTTGCACCGCATCCACCGTAACCTTCATCGCCATGTCCGACGCCACCGCCTTAGCCATCGCCGCCTCTTTTGATATGCTGTCCGCACCGCTGTCGATATGCCTGCATGCCTGGTAGAGCAGGCACCTGGCGGCTTCTATCTGCATGGCCATGTCCGCCAGCATGTGTTGAACGGCCTGGAAGGAAAAGATCGGCTGTCCAAATTGCCTTCTCTCTTTTGAATACTTGAGAGCTTCTTCAAAAGCGCCCTGGGCAATACCTACCGCCTGCGCGGCGATCCCCGGCCTCGTCCTGTCCAAGGTCCTCATGGCGATTATAAAGCCCATGCCTTCCGCGGCCAGCAGGTTTTCTTTCGGTATCCTGCAGTAGTCAAAGACCAGGCCCCTTGTGGTCGAGGCCCTTACCCCCAGTTTGTCCTCCTTTTTCCCGAAAGAAAAACCCGGGGTGTCTTTTTCCACAATAAAGGCCGACAGGCCCATAGCCCCTTTGCTTCTGTCCGTGGAGGCGAAAATGACATAAACATCCGCTTCACCGGCATTGGTGATCATTTGTTTTGTCCCGTTGATTACATAGTGCTGGCCGTCTAAAACCGCCCTGGTTTCCGTGCCGGCAATGTCGCTGCCGGCATTGGCCTCGGTCAGCCCAAAGGCGGCCAGTTTTTCCCCCGAAGCCAGAGCGGGAAGATATTTCGCTTTTTGCTCCGGGCTCCCAAAGAGTATGATGGGGATGGTTCCCACCGCGCTGCCGTTGTAAATCAAGGCAATCCCGCCGCAGGCCTTGCTTAATTCTTCAACCACCAGGGCCAGTTCAAAAATACCGCCT
The sequence above is a segment of the Peptococcaceae bacterium genome. Coding sequences within it:
- a CDS encoding sigma 54-interacting transcriptional regulator, with the protein product MSLNISLLNDKTESFREWESFIRNGNEPQKIRSCILASWQRCKVLNVNPLGGESQSVLTREELYTRLEEKSVIINTSVPYIKNIYKIVKGSGFVVFLCDEKANILYILGDKEELEELRLGTNFKTGSNWSEKNVGTTAVGVVLAEGKVIQIKGDEHYCLRQKKWTSSAVPIRDPRGNITAVLSIMGSSEKVYSHTLGMLVAAELAIRNQLQVLETSEKLLVSNKYYKAVIEAVSEGILAVDSKGYVTCMNKSAGKILFTDPGEAIGKHVTEVVDFRPVILDVLRTGEGYVDKEFIINSKRGRLHFFKSAVPIRGEDGQIDGVVDVFREIKQVKHLVNQMVGAQARFTFDNIIGSSREMVEAKRLARIAAKSMSNVLIIGDSGTGKELFAQAIHNASPRAGGPFIAINCGAIPRELIESELFGYEGGAFTGAKQDGRPGKFEMATGGTIFLDEIAEMPFDMQVKLLRVLQEREVTRVGGNKTIAVDIRVIAATNKDLHREMSEETFRKDLYWRLNVLTIYLPLLSQRSSDIPELVAHFLHEFSKRHNTKYTLDAGTMEILLNYSWPGNVRELENTLERAIAFAEGSVIMPHHLPKNLLAKNKGPHSSSQVVSLEQAEREAIAAGLAHCRGNISKAAKMLGVSRNTLYSKIMKYGLEY
- a CDS encoding 4Fe-4S dicluster domain-containing protein, whose translation is MKKLNVKENLCIGCRQCELACSLYNEGQFNPSLARIRVIYDQKTNTYSPNTCRNCSRPKCLEACAAGALAFNRETGVVVYDRDKCARCYECVKACPFKAIYIAEKGYILKCDLCGGNPVCVRLCSPRPEKSSPLMNNQEGEQALNYY
- a CDS encoding bifunctional 3-deoxy-7-phosphoheptulonate synthase/chorismate mutase; this translates as MARELKALREEIDDINLSILDLLNKRTSLLKEIVDLKDQKGMEYFDAEREAEMTEKILRNNRGPLNNELVKEIFNMVFAASLKYMGMSRERKLLISSGSPEKFDSIQEMFNLDSKEAVIIAGPCAVEKPEYLETVAGVLKEKGIGFLRGGAYKPRTSPYDFQGLRAEGLKILHDVAKKYDLYTVTEVVDTRDVELVAEYADVLQIGARNMYNYELLKEVGQSNCPVLLKRGLNATIQEFLYAAEYIVLRGNKKVIMCERGIRTFETKTRNTLDLSSIPIIKKETHLPIVVDLSHSLGRKDIVNHMASAALSAGADGLMVEVHPYPELALSDSKQQLSIGEFEEMLNFVRKREY
- a CDS encoding acyl-CoA dehydrogenase family protein, giving the protein MDYFLTEEQQMIKKIAGRIAREIIAPVAAQCDEEERFPHEVIKALAGSDLCGVYIEEQYGGLGGGIFELALVVEELSKACGGIALIYNGSAVGTIPIILFGSPEQKAKYLPALASGEKLAAFGLTEANAGSDIAGTETRAVLDGQHYVINGTKQMITNAGEADVYVIFASTDRSKGAMGLSAFIVEKDTPGFSFGKKEDKLGVRASTTRGLVFDYCRIPKENLLAAEGMGFIIAMRTLDRTRPGIAAQAVGIAQGAFEEALKYSKERRQFGQPIFSFQAVQHMLADMAMQIEAARCLLYQACRHIDSGADSISKEAAMAKAVASDMAMKVTVDAVQILGGYGYLKEYPVEKRMRDAKITQIYEGTNQIQKNIIARELLR